In a genomic window of Gopherus evgoodei ecotype Sinaloan lineage chromosome 14, rGopEvg1_v1.p, whole genome shotgun sequence:
- the FAM210B gene encoding protein FAM210B, mitochondrial, producing the protein MLWLVHLGPPAAQRSLGSGVLLQAAARIVRSKVGSGGGSSPGAAAGAPPFLGSQVQAVPAGGEAREAPHKRQHRPSFRQGCSWLALGVLRLQSPLRLLPAAALLAPADPSRRAGCSAAKAGYLPHHKDFGYKQQVQKDAESSHLQPQITLQATASNFPSSGSSGKDTSRSPEKEVTDPSDEDEKKPNKSQQLKKVFKEYGAVGVSFHVGISLMSLGIFYLAVSSGVDMTAVLLKLGFNEALVHSKLAAGTSTFVLAYAIHKVFAPVRISITLVSVPFLVRYFRKIGFFKPPASNP; encoded by the exons atgcTCTGGCTGGTGCACCTGGGCCCTCCTGCGGCGCAGCGCTCGCTGGGCTCTGGGGTGCTGCTCCAAGCTGCCGCGCGCATCGTCCGGAGCAAGGTGGGCAGCGGCGGCGGGAGCAGCCCCGGAGCAGCAGCGGGGGCCCCGCCGTTCCTAGGCAGCCAGGTGCAGGCTGTCCCCGCTGGAGGCGAAGCTAGAGAGGCTCCGCACAAGAGGCAGCATCGACCCAGCTTCCGACAGGGGTGCAGCTGGCTCGCCTTGGGGGTCCTGCGCCTGCAAAGCCCCCTCCGCCTCCTGCCCGCTGCTGCGCTGCTTGCCCCAGCCGATCCTAGCCGCCGGGCCGGCTGCAGCGCGGCTAAGGCGGGTTATCTGCCCCACCACAAGGACTTCGGCTACAAACAGCAGGTGCAAAAGGACGCCGAGTCCAGCCATCTGCAGCCCCAGATAACTCTGCAAGCAACTGCCAGCAACTTCCCCAGCAGCGGGAGCTCCGGGAAG GACACAAGTAGATCCCCTGAAAAGGAAGTCACGGATCCCAGTGATGAAGATGAGAAGAAACCCAACAAATCCCAGCAactgaaaaaagtttttaaagaatATGGCGCTGTAGGAGTTTCATTCCACGTTGGAATTTCGTTAATGTCTTTGGGAATATTCTACCTGGCTGTTTCAAG TGGTGTGGACATGACCGCAGTTCTCCTAAAACTTGGATTCAATGAAGCATTGGTGCACTCCAAACTGGCTGCTGGTACAAGCACATTTGTGTTGGCCTACGCTATTCACAAAGTGTTTGCTCCAGTCCGAATCAGCATTACCTTAGTTTCTGTGCCATTCCTTGTCCGATATTTCCGTAAGATTGGTTTCTTCAAACCTCCTGCCTCAAacccatga
- the AURKA gene encoding aurora kinase A isoform X3, giving the protein MRNLHRPHYLQKTLKQKGHPSRKMKKQKSKRQWCLDDFEIGRPLGKGKFGNVYLAREKQSKFILALKVLFKTQLEKAGVEHQLRREVEIQSHLRHPNILRLYGYFHDATRVYLILEYAPRGEVYKELQKLTKFDEQRTATYMTELADALSYCHSKRVIHRDIKPENLLLGSNGELKIADFGWSVHAPSSRRTTLCGTLDYLPPEMIEGRTHDEKVDLWSLGVLCYEFLVGKPPFEAETYQETYRSISKVEFRVPPFVTEGAKDLIVKLLKHNPYHRLPLKDVLAHPWITTNSTKQPSSRKSEAATSNRTPS; this is encoded by the exons CAAAAAACCCTGAAGCAGAAGGGACATCCATCcagaaaaatgaagaaacaaaaaagTAA AAGGCAGTGGTGTCTTGATGACTTCGAAATTGGCCGTCCTCTGGGGAAAGGAAAGTTTGGAAATGTGTATCTGGCTCGTGAAAAGCAAAGTAAATTTATCCTAGCGCTGAAGGTGTTGTTTAAAACACAGCTGGAGAAAGCGGGAGTAGAACATCAGCTGCGGAGAGAAGTAGAAATACAGTCTCATCTTAG GCATCCCAATATTCTCAGGCTATATGGCTACTTCCATGATGCCACAAGAGTCTACCTAATTCTAGAATATGCACCTCGTGGAGAAGTCTACAAAGAGTTGCAGAAGCTAACCAAATTTGATGAGCAGAGAACTGCTACT TATATGACAGAATTGGCAGATGCTCTATCATACTGTCATTCAAAGAGAGTGATTCACAGAGACATCAAGCCAGAAAACTTGCTGCTTGGTTCTAATGGAGAGCTGAAGATTGCTGACTTTGGATGGTCTGTGCATGCTCCATCATCTAG AAGGACAACTCTTTGTGGTACACTTGACTACTTGCCTCCTGAAATGATTGAAGGGAGAACACATGACGAAAAGGTGGATCTCTGGAGCCTGGGGGTTCTGTGCTATGAATTTCTAGTAGGGAAACCTCCTTTTGAGGCAGAGACATACCAGGAAACTTACAGAAGTATTTCAAAG GTGGAATTCAGAGTTCCTCCTTTTGTAACAGAGGGAGCTAAGGACTTAATTGTAAAGCTCCTGAAGCATAATCCATATCATCGGCTGCCACTGAAAGACGTACTTGCACACCCATGGATTACCACAAACTCTACAAAACAACCAAGCAGCCGGAAGAGTGAGGCTGCTACCAGTAACAGAACACCATCTTAG